Proteins from a genomic interval of Bradyrhizobium sp. CCGB01:
- a CDS encoding amino acid ABC transporter permease, translated as MSDITSSAYVRRDLLTERPAPVKTTGFIGLVRTRLFNSPTNILLTIVGALLLWFTIVPSVRFLMVDAVWTGKDRTACLTENAGFAVGACWPYIQAKLPQLIYGFYPEAERWRVNLSLILAAALLLPLLIPRLPAKGLNASLFFFAFPVVAFFLLHGGGIKGFGVSWTASLLQLFDDSIIGAGQALLGLSKTSAIAPLFWIVGNFIVLVGTAIYWLIFPLTWLRDQLQGTGQSVWADFAITAAIVSLIAFVLGGGVRTGGRALASSVVSFVAIAIVIKLMGLDHGGLPVVSTNLWGGLLVTLVVSVTGIVTSLPIGIALALGRRSTIPLIRIFSIAFIEFWRGVPLITVLFFATYMLPLFLPGNFTVDGLVRALIGIALFTGAYQAENVRGGLAAIPRGQGEAAAALGLSWWKTTSLIVLPQALRHVIPNLVNSFISLFKDTSLVSIVALFDLLGSLRASFSDPKWSTPSTAFTGFAFAGIIYFIFCFGMSRYSLFVEHRLNAHRRN; from the coding sequence ATGAGCGATATCACCTCGTCCGCCTACGTCCGCCGGGATCTGCTCACGGAGCGTCCCGCGCCGGTGAAGACCACGGGCTTCATCGGCCTCGTGCGCACCCGCCTGTTCAATTCGCCGACCAACATCCTGCTCACGATCGTGGGCGCCTTGCTGCTCTGGTTCACCATCGTTCCCTCCGTCAGGTTCCTGATGGTCGATGCGGTCTGGACCGGGAAGGACCGCACGGCGTGCCTGACCGAGAACGCCGGCTTCGCGGTCGGCGCCTGCTGGCCCTACATCCAGGCCAAGCTGCCGCAGCTGATCTACGGCTTCTATCCCGAGGCCGAGCGCTGGCGCGTCAACCTCTCCCTGATCCTGGCGGCAGCCCTGCTGCTGCCGCTGCTCATTCCGCGCCTCCCGGCGAAGGGCCTGAACGCCAGCCTGTTCTTCTTCGCCTTTCCGGTGGTCGCCTTCTTTCTGCTGCACGGCGGCGGCATCAAGGGATTTGGCGTGAGCTGGACGGCGAGCCTGCTGCAATTGTTCGACGACAGCATCATCGGCGCCGGGCAGGCTCTGCTCGGTCTCAGCAAGACCTCGGCCATCGCACCGCTCTTCTGGATCGTCGGCAATTTCATCGTGCTGGTCGGCACGGCGATCTACTGGCTGATCTTTCCGCTGACCTGGCTGCGGGACCAGCTCCAGGGGACGGGTCAGTCGGTCTGGGCCGATTTCGCCATCACGGCCGCGATCGTTTCCCTGATCGCCTTCGTTCTCGGCGGCGGCGTTCGCACCGGCGGGCGGGCTCTGGCCTCCAGTGTCGTCAGCTTCGTCGCCATCGCGATCGTGATCAAGCTGATGGGGCTCGACCACGGCGGCCTGCCGGTCGTATCGACGAATCTGTGGGGCGGGCTGCTGGTGACGCTGGTGGTCTCCGTGACCGGCATCGTCACCTCGCTGCCGATCGGCATCGCGCTGGCGCTCGGCCGCCGCTCGACCATTCCGCTGATCCGGATCTTCTCGATCGCCTTCATCGAGTTCTGGCGCGGCGTGCCGCTGATCACCGTGCTGTTCTTCGCGACCTACATGCTGCCCTTGTTCCTGCCGGGCAATTTCACGGTCGACGGTCTGGTGCGCGCGCTGATCGGCATCGCGCTGTTCACGGGCGCCTATCAAGCCGAGAACGTCCGCGGCGGGCTCGCCGCGATCCCGCGCGGGCAGGGCGAGGCCGCCGCAGCCCTCGGGCTGTCCTGGTGGAAGACAACCTCGCTGATCGTGCTGCCGCAGGCGCTGCGCCACGTCATTCCGAACCTCGTCAACAGCTTCATCTCGCTGTTCAAGGATACGTCGCTGGTCTCGATCGTGGCGCTGTTCGACTTGCTGGGCTCGCTCCGGGCGTCGTTCTCGGATCCGAAATGGTCGACGCCGTCGACCGCGTTCACCGGATTTGCGTTCGCCGGTATCATCTACTTCATCTTCTGCTTTGGAATGTCGCGCTACTCGCTCTTCGTCGAGCATCGCCTCAACGCTCACCGTCGCAACTGA
- a CDS encoding amino acid ABC transporter ATP-binding protein — MSDPIVKISGLNKWYGEFHVLRDIDLEVEKGERIVICGPSGSGKSTLIRCINALEEFQEGEIVVDGIELGPNLKHVDAVRREVGMVFQSFNLFPHLTVLENCTLAPIWVRNIPKKDAELNAMKFLERVKIPHQANKFPGQMSGGQQQRVAIARALTMNPKVMLFDEPTSALDPEMVKEVLDTMVDLAEEGMTMLVVTHEMGFAREVANRVVFMDAGQIIEANAPNEFFAAPQHARTKLFLSQILR; from the coding sequence ATGTCAGACCCCATCGTCAAGATTTCCGGCCTCAACAAATGGTACGGCGAGTTTCACGTGCTGCGCGACATCGACCTCGAGGTCGAGAAGGGCGAACGCATCGTCATCTGCGGCCCCTCGGGCTCCGGCAAGTCGACGTTGATCCGCTGCATCAACGCGCTCGAGGAATTCCAGGAGGGCGAGATCGTCGTCGACGGCATCGAGCTCGGGCCGAACCTGAAGCACGTCGATGCGGTCCGCCGCGAGGTCGGCATGGTGTTCCAGAGTTTCAACCTGTTCCCGCATCTGACCGTGCTGGAGAACTGCACGCTGGCGCCGATCTGGGTGCGCAACATCCCGAAGAAGGACGCCGAGCTCAACGCGATGAAATTCCTGGAACGGGTCAAGATCCCGCACCAGGCCAACAAGTTTCCGGGACAGATGTCGGGCGGCCAGCAGCAGCGCGTCGCGATCGCCCGCGCGCTGACGATGAACCCGAAGGTGATGCTGTTCGACGAGCCGACCTCGGCGCTCGATCCCGAAATGGTCAAGGAAGTGCTCGACACCATGGTCGACCTCGCCGAGGAGGGCATGACCATGCTGGTTGTCACCCACGAGATGGGCTTTGCCCGCGAGGTCGCCAACCGCGTCGTGTTCATGGATGCCGGCCAGATCATCGAGGCCAACGCGCCCAACGAGTTCTTCGCCGCTCCCCAGCACGCGCGGACGAAGCTGTTCCTGAGCCAGATCCTGCGGTGA
- a CDS encoding cysteine synthase A translates to MTIKNDVVEAIGNTPLIKLKRASELTGCTILGKAEFMNPGQSVKDRAGKWMILEAEKRGELKPGGLVVEATAGNTGIGLAVVAAARGYRTLIVIPETQSQEKKDFLKLCGAELLESPALPYSNPNNYQHVGRRLADELRKTEPNGVLFADQWNNLDNAKAHYDSTGPEIWEQTGGKVDGFVCSVGSGGTLAGVSRYLKEKNKDIRIACADPHGAGMYEYFRTGAAKATSGDSITEGIGLGRATAIVESAKVDDAYLIPDAEAVTVIYELLQHEGLCLGGSTGINIVGAMRLAKQLGPGKTIVTVLCDSGSRYQSKLFNADFMRAKNLPVPEWLEKRSNIKLPFV, encoded by the coding sequence ATGACCATCAAAAATGACGTTGTCGAAGCCATCGGCAACACCCCGCTCATCAAGCTCAAGCGCGCCTCCGAATTGACCGGCTGCACCATTCTGGGCAAGGCCGAGTTCATGAATCCGGGCCAGTCGGTGAAGGACCGGGCCGGCAAATGGATGATTTTGGAGGCGGAGAAGCGCGGCGAGCTCAAGCCGGGCGGTCTGGTGGTGGAAGCGACCGCCGGCAATACCGGCATCGGCCTTGCGGTCGTTGCGGCCGCGCGGGGCTATCGCACGCTGATCGTGATCCCGGAGACGCAGAGCCAGGAGAAGAAGGATTTTCTCAAGCTGTGCGGCGCCGAGCTCCTGGAATCGCCGGCACTGCCCTACTCCAATCCGAACAACTACCAGCATGTCGGCCGCCGGCTCGCGGACGAGCTGCGCAAGACCGAGCCGAATGGCGTGCTGTTCGCCGACCAGTGGAATAACCTGGACAATGCCAAGGCGCATTACGACTCGACCGGCCCCGAGATCTGGGAGCAGACCGGCGGCAAGGTCGATGGCTTCGTCTGCTCGGTCGGCAGCGGCGGTACGCTCGCCGGTGTCAGCCGCTACCTGAAGGAGAAGAACAAGGACATCCGGATCGCCTGCGCCGATCCGCATGGCGCCGGCATGTATGAGTACTTCAGGACGGGCGCCGCCAAGGCGACGTCCGGCGACTCCATTACGGAAGGCATTGGGCTCGGCCGCGCGACCGCGATCGTGGAGAGCGCGAAGGTCGATGACGCCTATCTCATTCCCGATGCCGAAGCGGTCACGGTGATCTACGAGCTGCTCCAGCACGAAGGCCTGTGCCTCGGCGGCTCCACCGGCATCAACATCGTGGGTGCGATGCGCCTCGCCAAGCAGCTCGGGCCCGGCAAGACGATCGTCACCGTGCTCTGCGATTCCGGCAGCCGCTACCAGTCGAAGCTGTTCAACGCCGACTTCATGCGCGCCAAGAACCTGCCGGTGCCGGAATGGCTGGAGAAGCGCAGCAACATCAAGCTGCCGTTCGTCTAG